The DNA region TAAAACACCATATCCTGTAGGGTATGAAAAGCCACTTCGAAATATGACAGGGGGAAACCAATCAATGCCATGAAAGGCCTGAATCATTTACTGATTTATTTAAACATAAAGTTTTAAAAACATGTCATTAAGAAGTGTTTAAGATAAACGGTTTAAAGGTCAGAGAGAAGAAAGGAACTTACCAATATCACTAATAAGAATCACTTTAGTGTTAGCTGGAATATGTTGCGTAAAGTAGGGCGTCTGATCATCAAAGAacagcgcctcctgctggctgGATGATTCAGACTTGGCTGCAGCTGACAGGTCAAACAGATGAAGCCAACCCTCTGCCCCCACAGCTATTACAAAGTTCTGACAGATAGAAGGAGGGGGAAATAGAGAGAGGGGTGGCTAAATGACTGCACATGCAAAAAAATAAGATGAAGCGATTAGAGCTGTAGCTCTCAAAAAATTGGGGGTCAGGGGGTTGGTGGGTGAAATAGGGAAGATTTAGCTGGAGGGGCTGGGGAGCATTTTATTTGGTGCCCCACAATTTGAGAACCGCTAGATTACAAGTCccagaaaaaaatacagcagaCTTACCTTCCCTTTGTTGCAGATGTCCCCCACTCCCACACAGGTGAGCTGTAACGTAAAATCGTAGAGAGTGACCGCAGGTGAGCCTCGAAAAAGCTGTCAGGGACATGCTAGCAGAATGGCACCTACCATCCCTGCGCAGGAGCGGGTCAGCCAGGGCTTGGACTCGTCATTCTTATAGACGTAGAGCTTCCCGCTGGTGTCTCCGACCACAAGCTCGTTTAGCTGCGAAGGACAGTACGACAGGGATAGACCACGGTGACAGACCACGGTAACAGACCGGGGACTACCTTTCACCAGTCTATCACAGCAGATATTTCATCCAGCGTGTACCggcatctctctcaattttatAAAGCAATATGTTTTGTTCGGATAAGTTATAAATGTTCTGATAAAAAGGGACAAACCGAACAAAAAAGCATCAGGATCGACCTTCTTCGCAAACTAAGCGCACGACATCTACAAATTACTAATCGTCCGTCTCCAATACATACCGAGTCGTTGTCTGCATCCCCCAGGCATATGGCGTGTGGAAACAACGTCCCGGTAAAGTCAAGGCTGACACGCTGCACGTAACTCACCGATcgcatgttttacatgtctacatttacatttattaatttagcaggcGTTTCTAGCCTGAGCGCCGTAGAGTTGGGAATGCAagatccctggagcaactgatgGTAAGGCCTTGCCaatcacgggatttgaaccggcttCGTTGTCCTCTTATTCTTTGAAAAACGTAGCACTTAAAACCGGACCATAATTGTATAAGCACCCCACCGATTAACTATAATAAAGGACATCCAGCCTACTCCATAAGTATATCCTGaagtaaaagaaaaacagacCAACCCGTAGTACGGCGACTTGGCAGGGACATACAGTATTTTCTATTTAAGAAACGCATCTCTTATACGAAATGGCGTTTTACGTTGCAGTGCACTTTAATTATAATGACAGCAGAAACAGACATCGTTACATATAAATTTATGGTTTTTATACATAAGGATTAACTTATATAACAATAATACGGTTTGTTATTTTATGTTCATTTTAGTGAAATAAATAATTGGCACTGGCAAGTGGATTAAGATGCTGTACCTGTGATCTTTCCAGAGTCAGAGTGATTTCTCTATGAGGTTCTTCAGCAAAACCCTCCTATCTCAATAAAAAAAGGTTACATGGatcgatggatgaatggatggatgggtgtgtgtgtgttaaaaaaaatctcctGGGATTTATCTATGCCCATCAAATTTAGGAAAACACAAATTCACAAGGTTTTACCTTCAATTAACAAACACAAAAACTTAGGATAGAATGGAATTTTATTGGGAAAGACTGACATGACATGGTATTCAGAGGTTCATATTCAACAGTCATAAGTTACTCCCTCCACAGGGTAGTCACCCCAGatacgatgccagtccatcaaagggtaTTCATAACATTTAATGTAAATAATTTTCAACAAATGATAAAACATAATTCTTAATTATATAGTTCATTTGTGGTACGGATGACTCCCCCATCTCCACATATGATTGAAGTCAGCGTGAGTAGGTCATCGAGAGCGGTGGTATGGCCCAAACATGGCAGCCCACATGTGCCTCAGTGTTCGCAGGAGATTGGAGATCCAGGGGAAGGCAGTGGACAGTGCTGCTTAACACAAAAATACAAAACCGTCTGTCAGACCACGACCGAagacactttcacacacaagATATATGCTTTCACTACGGTGCAGGAAAGGGGAGACTCTGCATCGAGGTCTGGACATTCGAAAAAGGGCTGTACTGAGTAGTcattgtggctcagtgggtaaggagtcaatgcctgtgatcagaaggttactggttcaaatccccttgCCAATAGTATAATTTCAACACCATTAGCCTCAATAGACCAGCTAGACCTGATTTCTCAACTGATCATTACTTTTGATGGAAATGTTTCTACTGCAGTTTTTGTGGCATGTCATGGCCTCTCTTACCTGGATCTACTCGGACAAGGAGCAGGTACAGTAGGAAGGCTGCCAGCAGTGCTCTCTGTATGGGCAAGGACTGCAGATGTGCCCGAGCCACAATCAGCCCTTGGTGCAGCAGCCGCAACACAGCCCCCAACCTGGGTGAGACGGACCCTGAGGAGGACAAAGGGTATGTAAAGGACAAGCAATACAGAATATATCAACAGAAGCACAGATACACGAAGAGCAATAGGGGCACCTCTTTGTGGAATGGTCCCGATACTCGGTGCCAGCGTAGAGCTCAGGGTGGAGCTGGGGGTGGGAGGCGGGGTATATCGTCTCTGGTTCTCCACCATCTCCAGGGCAGCTTTCCTCTGGTCCTCACCAAATGCCAAGTTACCTACGGGGCCCAAAACCAGCTCCTTGGCCTCTGCCAGCCGACCACAAGGCAGTAATATGTGTAACAGGTACAGCTCTGCCACAGGCCCGAACCCGGGCACACTGCTGTTAGCTGGGTAATTCAACCAGTGACTGGTTGCCTCCTGCATAGTGGCAGGCTCTCCAACCTTCCTGTACAAAAGAATACTACAAACGGAGAAgaaatggttaaaaaaaaataagatgaCTAATTACACCATTAATACAATaaatgaagaagaagaaaaaaaacataccaCATCTGCAGGATTTTCGCTGGCAGTTTTTCAGGTTTCCCATAGTACTGCAGCACCCAGCAAAGGACGCCTTGCCACTTGTTGAGTTCTGCCAGTGCCTGAATCCCCACAATGCAGAAAGCCGACTTCAACTCCGCGTATTTCATGCTGTCAACGATACAGTAACGATAAAGATCCAGCCAGAGATGGGACTTTACATAAAACCCCTCCTTACTAACGTCTGCGTAGACAGTACATCACAATCACAACGGCAAGCAATTAAGTATTGTGTCCCTTAATGTcactttagctgatttttaccACTACCAGGACATCAATCATTGAACTAGTCATTTATAATGCGCCTCGCACCGCAGCGTCACGTACCCGCCGTCCTCCAGCTCGCCGAGGCCCCCAAGGCTTTCCAAGCCCCTCTCACAGGTGTCAAGTGAGGACTGAAACTCCCTAAGCACCATAAGCTGCTCAGCAGCACAATCCAGGAGCCCCAGGATGTTTGATGGACCCCAACATAACGAAGGGCTGCCGAGTGGAACCGAGCCCGTACTGCGGACACGAACCAGCGAAGCGGATGAGTAGTTCCTCATATCTCCGATGGTTATATCATCATAACCTGTTGCTTGTGTGGCCAAATACGGTGCGTTTTATTTAACGGGTTAATCCGAAACTATCAATCTAACCTTGCATCCCCAGGATGGGATGGTAAACATTGGTTAACTGCGTCATCAAAATGCGCCTCCCCAGGAAACGAGCATGCGCACACTACATTTTTACTATAACTATAAGTAAGATACTGCTATAGGGTTACCAACTTCCATCAGCTGGTTGAAATAAGACAAATCTGCACGCACatgcattatttttaaattgtattattaccttgtaaataaccTGTACGGTTTGCATATTACCCCTGCGTTTTTGATACAGCTAATTTTGAGTTTATACTGAAGTAACATATGTTTAtgcaagataaaagcatatggaatAACAtgcaagatttcttgcgtgagcttgAGAGTCTAAAAGCGTCACGCCAGATGAATTCTTCCAAAATAGCGGTAGAGTCATGCTATTGTAATCTCCATTTATCTATTTTACTGGTTTTCTTACATGTTTTTAAAAAACGTTTTCAAGTTAAATATACCCATTCACTCCAGATTAAATAAGAGGCTTGGCGACTGCAATCGtaatttattgtcatttttcgCATTTTTGAGATCTTGCGCTTCCTGCACTCCAGTCAGAGCTTtgtatttttaatgaaaaagcACTTTGTAAACTGTGGAATGCATCGGTATATGTAAAAGTACAACAGATATAGTTGGACGTAGAGTTGAGTGACCTGTTGGTTTTACCCAAGATACACGTCTTTTTGGAGGGAAGTACGTTACGATAGCtatgcgcttcaaaatgaaaagaaaacttgctttttaaaattaacTGTTTTATGTTTTCCGTAGATTCGAATGCAGTCATTCGATTCAATTTCACCAGATTCAtgaaattatttgtttatttatttttgtgaatGCATGTACATGTACATGCATATCTCACTATGTTAAGGTAAAAAAAAGATGAGTAATCCTCTTGCTGTTGTATAAAATCTGTACGATAGAAGGCCAACTATGTatgtgattttatttcacatatTTTGTAAGTTTctttattgcaaaaaaaactgcaagtATTGTTTTCCTTAATGCTAGAATGGAGCAGGAGTACATATAGATATATACTCCAGTCAGAGCTTTAGTTTGCTGGAGATTAGAATGCAGTCATTCGATTCAATTTCACCAAATTCATgaagtgaatttttttttttttttgaatgcaCAGACCGATAAATTCAGTGAGGAATTCCCACACTGGCTTATTCTTTATTCACCACCTCAAACCGTGAGAAGCAGAGGCCCGCAATTTCTGTCAGTTAAACCTACGTTCGGGTATAGTTACTAATTTGTTGCGGGACATGCAGAATGTACGTATTTACAACCACAGGGACCAGTAATTAGGGTTTCTACTTACAAATCTGACAAATCGCGTCCTGTAATAGTTCAACAAGGgacagaacattttttttttcagtaatgGACAGGTGGCAACTTTTGGTAACAATCTATAAATACAAGAAGCATTATCGCAAattgaaataaaatatgaaaaatgaaataaaataaccaTAACTAAACAAAAACTTTAAATATTGATTCCGAATCAAGAAAATACCAGATTAAACTGTGCTTCGGTTAAATTAACTATGTTATTTACTTGTGCCTTTGTATTAAATCAATCCCCCAGggggaaattagcttagtctaagAAAAAGGATACACAGAAGGAAGTATAATTACATAAAAGTAAAAGAACCCGAATATATACGTGTTATAACAAATGTACAATATATTCAAAATAGTAATTTTTATTGGTGAAATTGTCTTTTTGCTTGCTCCCTCTTTCCATTATATATGGGGTCCGCGAATGGTTCACTTTTGAGTGTGATGCTTGCAGATATGATATTTGTGTGCATAAAGAAACTGGGAAACAGGAGGTGGCAATTAATATGCATGTGTGCAAAGACAGAACAATAAATAGACACCATGTGATGCTGAAAACAAAGATTTTATGTAATTGACATTCACACAGGACGGTTTTTAATACACAGCAATAATCCACGTCAAGAGGTGAACAGGCGTAAGTCATGGCAGAGCTCAGAAAGATGTACATAGCGCAGGTGTACGTTCACCTCGAATCAGCTGGTAGAAAAAGTATGCATGTTTCAAAGAAAATCCTCCTTGGTCAGACAACTTTGTTCCAGGCCTCCATTCCTATCAAACTGTGTACAGCCGTTATTGTCACAACAGTACACAGGCACTGATTCTATTTTTCTCAGCATTGTGTGTAACTTCTTTTTATCAGTGTCTCTATGGAAAATTCTATCATAAACAAATGCCTTGTACCCAACTTCTTGGTTAAAAACATTGCTTAACaatgaaattatattaaatTGATTATTTCCGTTAAGACATTTATCTAAGCAGGGGCTGAAGTAAGTGAAAATGATCAAACATTTGGCCTGGTTTCCGCTAAGTTTTTGGAGAACTCGATATTCAGCATGATCTGTGTATATAAGCTCATTTTCAtcattatacactttctttgcAATAGCTGCTGTTACACCAGCGTCATGAAACACACCCTCATTTGCCATTTGATTCCTGACGTTTGCAAAGTCAGCTGTGACAGATGTCATGTCTCCTGAATCACAGTTGTCTCTTGTGAGCTGGAGACCCACGCTGTATTGGACACCCCTGTGTAAATAACACGCCGTAAATTCTCCATACTCCAGTAAGATGATTTGACCATTTTTCCCCAGTAATGAAATTGTAAGGAACTTTTAGTAAATGGATTAACAGAAATATGTGGTACTCACTTTGCCATTTTGGGGTTGTGTCTCTTGCTTATCTCATCCTGTAACATCTTAGGTTTCAAACTGTTAAGACAACACATGCTCAGGGTTTAGTGCAGGTCTAAATGGAAGAGTTATCATCTTTATAACTTTATAAGATATGTCTgctttgtccacttacttttgcttcattttatttatgatgttatgcagGTTTTGGTTGTTTAAGTTACTTTCCCCTTCTTTGAAAATGAGGAAGAGAGTCAGGAGAGCCACAGTCCAAACCTCAGACATGACCTGCAGCAAACAGTAACGAACCATGTACAGCATAGAGTGTACTACGCTCAGCCAGACAGTGACAAAATACTTTAAAAACTTACTAATAGTTTTAGTATTTAAAATGTCATGCAAAGGAACAACATCAGAGACACTTGAATGCAGTATATTTGTTATATATAATATCACATTTATAATATATTTGCGTGCCAGTATAttagtaaaaataataattcataagCTACACTTTTTTTTGCCCTCTTTAGTAGCATTTTACAAAAATGTTTCCAGTCTTTCCAAGTATTTCATAAAACAAACTAAAGaggaaatttccaaaactcgaGACATGTCTTCGAGAAAACTTCTGCGGACTTTTAGAGATATAACGGAAGTTCTTCTTTGAATTACTTGAGGACTGAGTAAGTTTTGGTTCTCGAtactgtaacatatgatgaCGAAGTCTGACTTCAGGTTATTGGAAATCGCATGTCAGTAACAACAGAAATGGACAGTGAATTCTGGAAATTTGGTCTTTAGTTGTTTTATGAGATACTTtgaaaaatgtgaaattttTACTTCTTTTCTAACATTTACTAAACTGGGCACATAAATGACGAAGAATGTCTCTCATATGTGACTGTTGGACTTTTTTCATCACGGATGTGCTGTCAGTGTTTATAAAAAGGTACCAAATTAGTTGTGCTCACCATGCTGTTCTCTCAGTGACTGCGTGCAGGAGAAGGCAGACCTCTTGCGTTACCGATCTTCCTTGGAGGATTGAGGTTATGTTGTTCCTCTGCTGAGATGGAGACACGCGCCGCACCAGCCTTTATAGTCCGGTCATTGGTCATAAACCCGCCCCTGGTAGGAGTGTGTTTGGGTAGAATATATATAATCAACACTGAAGTCACTTATTCAAAACACTTCACACACTTTACATTGCATTGCATTACCAATATACAGTTTAACAGTTACTCTCATCTCCGAAATGCATTAACGCAACCAGAATACTTAATACATAAAACACACACTGGCAGAAGTTCTCCCTAACAAGCATACTTTGTCACACATGGTATAATAACCCAAAAACACTACCAACATGGATAGTTTTTACAATTGCTGACAAGCATTTTTCCATGCCAAcatcactttttcaaaacacttcACGCAGTGAGCACAGCAGTTTATGTGGACTAAACTGTGTATCATTTTTCATTGCGTCACACCAAATGCGCTCAATAGGCACTTTTACACCACTGCAACTTTTTTATGGTACCAGAAACATTTTCTTGAGCCAGGGACTTTTGTCATGATCACACCACAGGAACTTGCCGCCCATTGTAGTTTCTCAGAGGCAGTTCTAGAATGCTTTCTACTCCAGACTGGGTACTTTGCGTTCGAGTACGAACAACTCAGGTGTCACACCCGGGAGGAACAGAGCAAGCTGGACCCAGATGCAAGAGACCCAGATGTTTATTGGGACACCGAACAACAGAAAAATCCAAAGGGGCAGGCAATGAGCTGTGGTCGATAAGGCAGGC from Brienomyrus brachyistius isolate T26 chromosome 1, BBRACH_0.4, whole genome shotgun sequence includes:
- the pex26 gene encoding peroxisome assembly protein 26 isoform X1, which gives rise to MRNYSSASLVRVRSTGSVPLGSPSLCWGPSNILGLLDCAAEQLMVLREFQSSLDTCERGLESLGGLGELEDGGMKYAELKSAFCIVGIQALAELNKWQGVLCWVLQYYGKPEKLPAKILQMCILLYRKVGEPATMQEATSHWLNYPANSSVPGFGPVAELYLLHILLPCGRLAEAKELVLGPVGNLAFGEDQRKAALEMVENQRRYTPPPTPSSTLSSTLAPSIGTIPQRGSVSPRLGAVLRLLHQGLIVARAHLQSLPIQRALLAAFLLYLLLVRVDPAALSTAFPWISNLLRTLRHMWAAMFGPYHRSR
- the pex26 gene encoding peroxisome assembly protein 26 isoform X2, which codes for MRNYSSASLVRVRSTGSVPLGSPSLCWGPSNILGLLDCAAEQLMVLREFQSSLDTCERGLESLGGLGELEDGGMKYAELKSAFCIVGIQALAELNKWQGVLCWVLQYYGKPEKLPAKILQMCILLYRKVGEPATMQEATSHWLNYPANSSVPGFGPVAELYLLHILLPCGRLAEAKELVLGPVGNLAFGEDQRKAALEMVENQRRYTPPPTPSSTLSSTLAPSIGTIPQRGSVSPRLGAVLRLLHQGLIVARAHLQSLPIQRALLAAFLLYLLLVRVDPALSTAFPWISNLLRTLRHMWAAMFGPYHRSR